Proteins encoded within one genomic window of Cucumis sativus cultivar 9930 chromosome 3, Cucumber_9930_V3, whole genome shotgun sequence:
- the LOC101205646 gene encoding uncharacterized protein LOC101205646, with amino-acid sequence MENSNRVEAERLLGIAEKLLHNRDFTGSKDFAILAQETEPLLDGSDQILAVADVLLASEKQINNHNDWYSILQIERRSDDSDLIKKQYRKLALLLHPDKNKFPFADQAFKLVADSWAVLSDNTKKSLYDNELNLYAKIDLSHQDKLPVRRSQRSGGKKQQEFESNDSANADDDQSPNQRLKLLSFWTACPYCYVLFEYPRVYEGCCLRCQNCKRAFQAVLLPSLPPLVQGQEAYYCCWGFFPMGFAAQHNEKSGKGSETAPPTTSFPNWMPPIFSNKPQETSRNGETAAPVAAEPTRTGREGVVVDAPPIVRAPIVRGTGTGKKRGRPRKNPIAA; translated from the coding sequence ATGGAAAATTCCAATAGGGTTGAAGCAGAACGCTTGCTTGGAATCGCTGAAAAACTCTTGCACAATCGTGATTTCACCGGCTCTAAAGATTTCGCCATCTTAGCTCAAGAAACTGAGCCACTTTTGGATGGCTCCGATCAGATCTTAGCTGTCGCCGATGTGTTATTGGCATCGGAGAAGCAAATCAACAATCACAATGATTGGTATTCGATTCTTCAAATTGAACGGCGATCCGATGATTCAGATCTCATCAAGAAGCAGTATCGGAAACTTGCGTTACTTCTACATCccgataaaaacaaatttcctTTTGCTGATCAAGCTTTCAAGTTGGTTGCGGATTCGTGGGCTGTATTGTCCGACAACACGAAAAAATCGCTTTACGATAACGAGCTTAACCTTTATGCTAAGATCGATTTGTCTCATCAGGACAAATTGCCAGTGCGCCGGAGCCAACGATCTGGTGGGAAGAAACAGCAAGAGTTTGAGAGTAACGACAGCGCCAACGCCGATGACGATCAATCTCCGAATCAGCGGCTGAAATTATTGAGTTTCTGGACAGCTTGTCCTTACTGTTACGTGTTATTTGAGTATCCTAGGGTTTATGAGGGTTGCTGTTTGCGATGTCAGAATTGCAAGAGGGCATTTCAGGCGGTGTTGCTTCCGTCGCTTCCGCCGCTCGTTCAGGGCCAAGAAGCCTATTATTGCTGCTGGGGTTTTTTTCCGATGGGATTTGCAGCTCAACATAACGAGAAAAGTGGGAAGGGCAGCGAAACAGCCCCACCAACGACGTCGTTCCCCAATTGGATGCCCCCAATATTTTCTAACAAGCCTCAAGAAACTAGTAGAAATGGAGAAACGGCAGCGCCGGTGGCGGCGGAGCCGACTCGGACTGGTAGAGAGGGAGTGGTGGTGGATGCTCCTCCCATTGTTAGGGCTCCGATAGTGCGTGGCACTGGCACAGGTAAGAAGAGGGGCAGGCCACGGAAGAATCCGATTGCAGCCTAA
- the LOC101205725 gene encoding ubiquitin carboxyl-terminal hydrolase 16 → MLVSGNIGLQVLFVFVVFPVICLVIRRKWRLSVARKEEINRLLVLSSEEAFRAEIEASARYTSSSFTPLGHQCAVCYSPTTTRCSRCKAVRYCSGKCQIIHWRQGHKENCHPPNHAVASSTDFETKVTEQDHYESSTSDSSAASFSGFSSSILSSESSDDTSTSDSSSQIEPEKSDGYMSADAMPDSLEITRGIDIADQPKSLTPMFGNLVDSVDSFPSSSKLNQLKPSGSHGKDSRSSVNSSSFVIDGNHKESVATVSSDFWARTLDHKGSTTDSLSNSALPKFSGGHGRKLSSPPSFSFSSSNILQACSSEGMNASNITLPGTSEDKKGKKPVDGENFSKNHSIPSNVCNSAASNNQGHKKTGNFKPASTSHVLRSRSTSAVRPPNGSGGKTLDSNVSTSPPLRCERSAKVVVDSISKVQSKDGNFSQRKIDSECCLPSSAGGTSVSLSRIQSGRVDTMQATSGIPSQVACTLNSKNGLRTSMLKVVDQFRGSKLLKNSHACTVTEIPGRFNYKGLFSYDHFVKLYNWNKLELQPAGLINCGNSCYANVVLQCLAFTPPLTAYFLQGLHSKSCVKKGWCFNCEFESLILKVKEGRSPLSPVGIISQLPNIGRQLGNGKEEDAHEFLRYVIDTMQSICCKEYGVSSSGSWEEETTLVGLTFGGYLLSKIKCTRCQGRSERQERIMDLTVEIEGDIGRLDEALRKFTSKEILDGDNKYLCSRCKSYVRAKKKLKILEAPNILTVVLKRFQSGNFGKLNKPIKFPEILDLAPFIRGTSDKSPIYRLYGVVVHLDVMNSSFSGHYVCYVKNAKNKWFKIDDSTVTPVDIETVLTKGAYMLLYSRCLPRAPRLLRHSTVAVDSKTRATHSRTDERNTAAKTTTTSTRQSYTRDTPGEPGSIGSIHFGHPQIHRIFEEDSSSDHSSLISSTSDEGSYSTESTRDSTSADELSDYIFGDPGRVWNTWQNFPNLNPHVHPLHLS, encoded by the exons ATGCTTGTTTCGGGAAATATAGGGCTTCAGGTCCTCTTTGTGTTTGTTGTTTTCCCAGTAATCTGCTTGGTAATACGGCGTAAATGGCGGCTTTCTGTGGCgaggaaggaagaaattaatCGTTTGTTAGTTCTGTCGTCTGAGGAGGCTTTTAGAGCTGAGATTGAGGCATCTGCTAGGTATACTTCTTCATCGTTTACTCCTCTTGGTCACCAGTGTGCTGTCTGTTACTCTCCAACAACCACACGCTGCTCTCGGTGCAAAGCGGTTCGATATTG TTCTGGTAAGTGTCAAATCATACACTGGCGCCAAGGCCATAAGGAAAATTGCCACCCTCCCAATCATGCTGTTGCATCTAGCACAGATTTCGAGACAAAAGTAACAGAACAAGATCATTATGAATCATCTACATCTGACTCATCTGCTGCATCATTTTCTGGATTCTCTAGTTCAATTCTAAGCAGTGAATCATCTGATGATACTTCTACTAGTGATAGTAGTAGTCAAATCGAACCAGAGAAATCCGATGGATATATGTCTGCTGATGCAATGCCCGACTCACTTGAAATTACTAGAGGCATTGACATCGCTGATCAACCCAAGTCATTGACACCAATGTTTGGTAACCTCGTTGATTCCGTTGATAGTTTTCCCTCATCTAGCAAACTGAATCAGCTGAAACCCAGTGGTAGTCATGGAAAGGATTCACGTTCTTCCGTTAATTCTTCTAGTTTTGTAATTGATGGCAATCACAAAGAGTCTGTTGCAACAGTTTCTTCTGATTTTTGGGCTAGAACACTTGACCATAAGGGATCTACAACCGATTCCCTGAGTAATTCTGCCTTACCCAAGTTTAGTGGAGGCCATGGTAGGAAGTTGTCTAGTCCACCATCATTTTCATTCAGCTCATCAAATATTTTGCAAGCATGCAGCTCTGAGGGAATGAATGCATCCAACATCACTCTTCCCGGTACCTCAGAAGATAAGAAGGGTAAAAAGCCTGTGGACGgagaaaatttctcaaaaaacCACAGTATCCCTTCAAATGTGTGCAATTCTGCTGCTTCCAATAATCAAGGTCATAAAAAAACTGGTAATTTCAAGCCAGCATCAACTTCCCATGTACTTAGATCCAGGTCAACCTCAGCTGTTCGTCCACCAAATGGTTCAGGAGGAAAAACACTAGATTCTAATGTCAGCACCTCACCACCTTTGAGATGTGAAAGGTCAGCTAAAGTTGTGGTTGACAGTATTTCGAAGGTACAGAGTAAAGATGGAAATTTCTCACAGAGAAAAATTGATTCTGAATGTTGTCTACCTTCAAGTGCTGGAGGGACATCAGTTTCACTTTCACGCATCCAGTCAGGAAGAGTAGATACCATGCAGGCGACTTCTGGCATTCCCTCTCAAGTTGCATGTACTCTCAACTCTAAAAATGGCTTGAGAACGTCCATGTTGAAAGTTGTTGATCAGTTTAGAGGGTCCAAGTTGTTAAAAAACAGTCATGCTTGTACTGTCACTGAAATTCCTGGAAGGTTTAACTATAAG GGGCTTTTCTCATATGATCACTTTGTTAAGCTTTATAATTGGAACAAGTTGGAATTGCAGCCAGCAGGCCTCATTAACTGTGGGAACAG CTGCTATGCTAATGTTGTACTCCAGTGCCTTGCATTCACTCCGCCTTTGACAGCTTATTTTCTCCAAGGACTTCATTCCAAATCAT GTGTAAAGAAGGGGTGGTGTTTTAATTGTGAGTTTGAAAGTCTAATTTTGAAAGTCAAGGAAGGGAGATCCCCATTATCTCCTGTTGGAATAATTTCTCAGTTACCTAATATTGGTCGTCAACTTGGTAATGGGAAAGAAGAGGATGCACATGAATTTCTGAG GTATGTTATTGATACAATGCAATCTATTTGCTGTAAGGAGTATGGTGTGAGCTCATCGGGTTCTTGGGAAGAAGAAACAACTTTGGTAGGACTTACATTTGGAGGTTACCTTTTGTCAAAG ATAAAATGCACAAGGTGCCAAGGCAGATCAGAACGGCAGGAAAGAATTATGGACCTTACAGTTGAGATAGAAGGGGACATTGGTAGACTGGATGAGGCTCTTCGAAAATTTACTAGCAAAGAAATTTTGGACGGTGACAATAAGTATTTGTGTAGCAG ATGCAAATCTTACGTAAGGgcaaagaagaaattgaaaatactGGAAGCTCCCAACATTCTCACTGTCGTATTAAAGCGCTTTCAg TCAGGTAATTTTGGAAAGCTCAATAAGCCTATCAAGTTCCCGGAGATATTAGATCTGGCACCATTTATACGTGGAACCAGTGATAAATCGCCCATATACCGGCTTTATGGAGTGGTTGTTCATTTGGATGTTATGAATTCTTCGTTTTCGGGACACTACGTGTGCTATGTCAAGAATGCCAAAAATAAGTGGTTCAAGATTGATGATAGCACG GTAACTCCGGTCGACATTGAAACCGTATTGACGAAAGGAGCCTACATGCTTCTTTACTCAAG GTGCTTGCCCAGGGCTCCTAGATTATTACGACACAGCACTGTTGCTGTCGACTCTAAGACGAGAGCAACGCATTCAAGAACAGATGAAAGGAATACAGCAGCTAAAACCACTACCACTTCCACACGTCAGTCTTACACGAGGGATACTCCTGGTGAACCTGGAAGCATCGGCTCCATTCATTTTGGACATCCTCAGATTCATAGGATTTTTGAAGAGGACTCATCCAGTGATCATTCATCTCTCATCAGCAGTACCTCCGATGAAGGTTCCTACAGCACGGAGAGCACTCGTGACTCCACAAGCGCCGATGAGTTATCCGATTACATATTTGGTGATCCAGGGCGTGTATGGAACACTTGgcaaaattttccaaatctAAACCCTCACGTTCATCCTCTTCATCTCTCATGA